In Juglans regia cultivar Chandler chromosome 13, Walnut 2.0, whole genome shotgun sequence, the following proteins share a genomic window:
- the LOC108988322 gene encoding sister chromatid cohesion protein PDS5 homolog A isoform X2 encodes MAESSLQLISEIGAQLGRQTRSGKDSILKSLKQAANALSEIEQPSSQEAAKKLGAAKKIEVAINPLRKAIVNGLIQHKDKEVRLLVAICLSEIFRVMAPEPPFEDKYLREIFKLVISTFAELADTTSPFFSRRVKILETVARCKCCVIMLDIDCNDLVLEMFSIFFLVVRENHQQSLINHIVSIMTHILTEETSQTVVDVILRNLVNEGKGAPSASYQLAVSISQHCAEKLEPFVRGFLTACILDRDAVENELKEFYHEIIFKLFQCAPQMLLAVIPNLTHELLTDQVDVRIKAVNLIGKLFGLPEQHVAKHYRDLFLEFLKRFSDKSVEVRVSALQCVKAFYLANPSGTALHEVLTALEDRLLDFDDRVRMQAVIVACDLAQSNLKSVPPKLISQATERLRDKKISVRKKALHKLMEVYQDYCKKCSEGHMAISDHFEQILCKVLMLCYDKDCKEFRSQNMEIVLAEDLFPAHLSVEERTRHWIHLFSIFTPLHIKALNSILSQKRRLQKEMQIYLALRKKEKENSSEEMQKRMKTSIIKMVAFFPDPSKAEDSFNKLSQMKDNSIFNSLALLLDDMKFRDALNNRDKFLKTLGDRHPLFEFLRSLSSKSSYNIFGSEHVQCILDHLSCNRSGNRLLEASSAKLLLAIISIFPSLLRGSEVQLQMLIEENHQINDRLIEVLAKAGPHICVQLSDIYPILQRVCLEGSRTQAKFAVAAIAALAGASEQFFFSELCKELVDSLHSRRNIPTILQSLGCVAQYSLSTFEAQNREIVSFIKENIFQAGATDDLNSPDATSGCCNSCQLKIYGLKTLVKSFLPHRGTHVRRQINEVLDILSKMLQKGDVFDGIISCESDRAHIRLAAAKSVLQLSRRWDLHISPEIFCFTLFMAKDSSSLVRRLFLNKTHNLLKEHAIPIRYASVFALATSDCLKDLQDDSFKYMAEFIKEYSREARICQASAGQGGSVTDYPAYIVVFLIYLLAHDTGFPHENCRDEQIYAQFCSPLFNLLEALVNATIVDGDMDLVNDARLLLLSIFRAVKKAEDAADAQNTPLHIIADIGFSFVAALNYNGVSSSHAPALVLLPSSLYRANSQCLTCSSADDSFVSRIVYAFKSQICVPVTSLPKRGRKCQEDNTQSDIIKNHTLILAPHKKVDFSRTGTETQTNVRQDISVGQRRRQAVSPASESVGLHECSTINNQHGASKKSEKILENKQLSSSCDSVTLRSSLAESHVSIQIPESNSSSFKENVRAGGTITAEHSKYSRAKLKDPCNLNVVLPEESNTFQLQHNNLKRNVDTIGDVAAQQQKVLTIEECQKFPKRTTLPGVKARKGQKASIDTSEVTNLNEDAVVKGARRRK; translated from the exons ATGGCCGAGTCATCTTTGCAACTCATCTCCGAAATCGGCGCCCAACTCGGCCGCCAAACTCGCTCCGGCAAAGATTCCATACTCAAATCGCTCAAA cAAGCTGCAAATGCTTTGTCAGAAATAGAACAGCCTTCATCCCAGGAAGCTGCCAAAAAGTTAGGAGCTGCTAAAAAGATTGAAGTTGCCATAAATCCTCTGAGGAAAGCAATTGTAAATGGCCTTATTCAGCATAAAGATAAGGAAGTTAGACTTCTAGTGGCCATATGTCTCAGTGAAATTTTTCGGGTCATGGCACCTGAACCACCTTTTGAGGACAAATATCTTAGG GAGATTTTTAAGCTTGTCATCAGCACCTTTGCCGAGCTAGCTGATACCACGAGCCCATTCTTTTCAAGAAGAGTTAAAATATTAGAGACTGTTGCACGATGTAAATGCTGTGTTATAATGCTGGATATTGACTGCAATGACCTAGTTCTTGAGATGTTCAGTATATTTTTCTTAGTTGTGAG agAAAATCACCAGCAGAGTTTGATTAATCACATTGTGTCTATAATGACACATATTCTAACCGAGGAAACTTCTCAGACAGTCGTGGATGTGATTTTGCGAAATCTTGTAAATGAGGGAAAG GGTGCCCCTTCTGCCTCTTACCAGCTTGCTGTTTCCATCAGCCAACATTGTGCAGAAAAGCTTGAGCCCTTTGTCCGTGGGTTTCTAACCGCTTGTATTCTGGATAGAGATGCTGTAGAGAATGAACTCAAAGAATTTTaccatgaaattatttttaaacttttccaGTGTGCTCCTCAGATGCTTCTTGCTGTCATTCCAAACTTGACTCATGAGTTGCTG ACTGATCAGGTTGATGTTCGAATAAAAGCTGTTAATTTAATTGGAAAACTTTTTGGACTTCCCGAACAGCATGTTGCAAAACACTATCGTGATCTTTTCTTAGAGTTCTTGAAAAGATTCTCAGATAAATCTGTGGAAGTTAGAGTTAGTGCTCTACAATGTGTTAAGGCTTTCTACCTGGCCAATCCCTCTGGGACAGCGTTGCATGAAGTTCTCA CTGCCCTGGAAGATCGATTGTTAGACTTTGATGATAGAGTGAGAATGCAAGCGGTGATTGTTGCCTGCGATCTTGCCCAATCTAATTTGAAATCTGTCCCCCCCAAATTAATATCTCAAGCTACAGAAAGACTTAGGGATAAGAAG ATATCTGTTAGAAAGAAAGCCTTGCACAAGTTGATGGAAGTTTATCAAGATTATTGTAAGAAATGTTCTGAAGGCCACATGGCAATAAGTGATCACTTTGAACAGATTTTGTGTAAAGTTTTGATGCTGTGCTATGATAAAGATTGCAAGGAGTTCAG GTCCCAAAATATGGAGATTGTGCTTGCAGAGGATTTGTTTCCAGCTCACCTTTCAGTTGAGGAGAGAACAAGGCACTGGATccatttgttttctatttttaccCCTCTTCACATAAAGGCATTGAACTCTATCTTATCCCAGAAACGAAG GTTGCAAAAAGAGATGCAGATCTATTTAGCCCTACGAAAGAAAGAGAAG GAGAATAGCTCAGAAGAGATGCAGAAGAGAATGAAAACTTCAATTATAAAAATGGTGGCATTTTTTCCAGATCCTTCCAAAGCAGAAGACTCCTTTAATAAATTGAGCCAAATGAAAGATAATAGCATTTTCAACTCATTGGCACTATTATTGGATGATATGAAATTCAGAGATGCTCTGAACAACAGA gataaatttttgaaaaccCTAGGTGATAGGCACCCACTATTTGAGTTTCTGCGCTCACTCTCCTCAAAAAGCTCGTATAACATATTTGGTTCAGAGCACGTCCAATGCATTTTAGATCATCTTTCCTGTAACAGATCTGGAAATAGACTCTTGGAGGCTTCTTCTGCCAAACTTCTTCTG GCTATCATTAGCATTTTCCCCTCACTCCTGAGAGGTTCAGAAGTACAACTTCAAATGTTGATAGAGGAGAATCATCAAATCAATGATAGGCTGATTGAAGTGTTGGCAAAAGCAGGTCCTCATATATGTGTACAACTCAG TGATATATACCCAATCTTGCAGAGAGTATGTCTTGAGGGAAGTCGCACTCAGGCCAAATTTGCTGTTGCTGCAATTGCTGCATTAGCCGGTGCTTCTGAGCAATTCTTCTTTTCAGAATTATGCAAG GAACTTGTGGATTCTCTTCATAGTAGGCGGAACATTCCAACAATCTTGCAGTCTTTGGGTTGTGTTGCTCAATACTCTCTTTCAACATTTGAGGCTCAAAATAGAGAGATAGTGTCATTTATTAAGGAGAATATATTTCAA GCAGGTGCTACAGATGATCTGAATTCACCTGATGCTACTTCTGGTTGTTGTAATTCTTGCCAATTAAAG ATCTATGGGCTGAAAACACTTGTCAAGAGTTTTTTGCCACATCGAGGAACTCATGTCAGACGACAAATTAATGAAGTGTTGGACATTTTGTCAAAAATGCTGCAAAAGGGTGATGTTTTTGATGGTATCATCTCATG TGAAAGTGATAGGGCTCACATCAGATTAGCTGCTGCAAAGTCTGTTCTTCAGCTTTCTAGAAGATGGGATTTGCATATTTCACCAGAGATTTTTTGCTTTACACTTTTTATGGCAAAG GACTCTTCTTCTCTTGTTCGGagattatttttgaataaaacacaCAACTTATTGAAGGAACATGCTATACCTATTAGATATGCGAGTGTTTTTGCCTTAGCAACTTCAGACTGCCTCAAAGATCTGCAGGATGAC TCATTTAAATATATGGCAGAATTTATCAAGGAGTATAGTAGAGAAGCCCGAATCTGTCAAGCTTCTGCTGGGCAAGGAGGATCAGTCACTGATTATCCGGCATACATAGTGGTCTTCTTGATATATCTTCTTGCTCACGATACAGGCTTCCCTCATGAAAACTGTCGGGATGAACAAATATATGCCCAATTTTGCAG TCcgctttttaatttattggagGCATTAGTCAATGCTACAATTGTTGATGGGGACATGGATCTTGTTAATGATGCACGTTTGCTTCTACTCAGTATTTTTCGTGCTGTTAAGAAAGCTGAGGATGCTGCTGATGCTCAGAATACTCCA CTGCACATAATAGCAGACATTGGATTCTCCTTTGTTGCTGCATTAAATTATAATGGTGTCTCCTCGTCACATGCCCCTGCATTGGTCTTGTTACCATCATCATTATATAGA GCAAATTCACAATGTCTTACTTGCTCCTCTGCTGATGACTCTTTTGTTAGTAGGAttgtttatgcatttaaatCTCAGATCTGTGTG CCTGTTACCTCTCTTCCAAAACGTGGTCGGAAGTGCCAAGAGGATAACACGCAGTCGGATATTATTAAGAACCACACATTGATCTTGGCACCTCATAAGAAAGTTGATTTTTCTAGAACTGGAACAGAAACTCAAACAAATGTGAGGCAGGATATTAGTGTGGGACAGAGACGAAGACAGGCAGTATCACCTGCTTCTGAATCAGTTGGATTGCATGAGTGTTCAACTATCAATAACCAACACGGGGCATCTAAAAAGTCTGAAAAAATTCTAGAGAATAAACAACTTTCATCTTCTTGTGATTCTGTTACTCTGAGATCCTCTCTGGCTGAATCACATGTTTCGATTCAAATTCCAGAAAGCAATTCCTCgtcttttaaagaaaatgtcAGAGCTGGTGGCACAATTACTGCTGAACATTCCAAATATTCCAGAGCCAAGCTCAAAGACCCGTGCAACTTAAAT GTTGTCTTGCCTGAGGAGTCAAACACCTTTCAGCTGCAGCACAA CAATCTAAAGAGAAATGTTGATACAATTGGAGATGTTGCTGCCCAACAACAAAAAGTCCTAACAATTGAGGAATGTCAAAAGTTTCCTAAGAGAACTACTCTCCCGGGTG TGAAGGCAAGGAAGGGACAGAAAGCTTCTATAGATACATCAGAAGTTACCAATCTGAACGAGGATGCC GTTGTCAAAGGAGCTAGGAGGCGGAAATGA
- the LOC108988322 gene encoding uncharacterized protein LOC108988322 isoform X3: MAESSLQLISEIGAQLGRQTRSGKDSILKSLKQAANALSEIEQPSSQEAAKKLGAAKKIEVAINPLRKAIVNGLIQHKDKEVRLLVAICLSEIFRVMAPEPPFEDKYLREIFKLVISTFAELADTTSPFFSRRVKILETVARCKCCVIMLDIDCNDLVLEMFSIFFLVVRENHQQSLINHIVSIMTHILTEETSQTVVDVILRNLVNEGKGAPSASYQLAVSISQHCAEKLEPFVRGFLTACILDRDAVENELKEFYHEIIFKLFQCAPQMLLAVIPNLTHELLTDQVDVRIKAVNLIGKLFGLPEQHVAKHYRDLFLEFLKRFSDKSVEVRVSALQCVKAFYLANPSGTALHEVLTALEDRLLDFDDRVRMQAVIVACDLAQSNLKSVPPKLISQATERLRDKKISVRKKALHKLMEVYQDYCKKCSEGHMAISDHFEQILCKVLMLCYDKDCKEFRSQNMEIVLAEDLFPAHLSVEERTRHWIHLFSIFTPLHIKALNSILSQKRRLQKEMQIYLALRKKEKENSSEEMQKRMKTSIIKMVAFFPDPSKAEDSFNKLSQMKDNSIFNSLALLLDDMKFRDALNNRAIISIFPSLLRGSEVQLQMLIEENHQINDRLIEVLAKAGPHICVQLSDIYPILQRVCLEGSRTQAKFAVAAIAALAGASEQFFFSELCKELVDSLHSRRNIPTILQSLGCVAQYSLSTFEAQNREIVSFIKENIFQAGATDDLNSPDATSGCCNSCQLKIYGLKTLVKSFLPHRGTHVRRQINEVLDILSKMLQKGDVFDGIISCESDRAHIRLAAAKSVLQLSRRWDLHISPEIFCFTLFMAKDSSSLVRRLFLNKTHNLLKEHAIPIRYASVFALATSDCLKDLQDDSFKYMAEFIKEYSREARICQASAGQGGSVTDYPAYIVVFLIYLLAHDTGFPHENCRDEQIYAQFCSPLFNLLEALVNATIVDGDMDLVNDARLLLLSIFRAVKKAEDAADAQNTPKLHIIADIGFSFVAALNYNGVSSSHAPALVLLPSSLYRANSQCLTCSSADDSFVSRIVYAFKSQICVPVTSLPKRGRKCQEDNTQSDIIKNHTLILAPHKKVDFSRTGTETQTNVRQDISVGQRRRQAVSPASESVGLHECSTINNQHGASKKSEKILENKQLSSSCDSVTLRSSLAESHVSIQIPESNSSSFKENVRAGGTITAEHSKYSRAKLKDPCNLNVVLPEESNTFQLQHNNLKRNVDTIGDVAAQQQKVLTIEECQKFPKRTTLPGVKARKGQKASIDTSEVTNLNEDAVVKGARRRK; encoded by the exons ATGGCCGAGTCATCTTTGCAACTCATCTCCGAAATCGGCGCCCAACTCGGCCGCCAAACTCGCTCCGGCAAAGATTCCATACTCAAATCGCTCAAA cAAGCTGCAAATGCTTTGTCAGAAATAGAACAGCCTTCATCCCAGGAAGCTGCCAAAAAGTTAGGAGCTGCTAAAAAGATTGAAGTTGCCATAAATCCTCTGAGGAAAGCAATTGTAAATGGCCTTATTCAGCATAAAGATAAGGAAGTTAGACTTCTAGTGGCCATATGTCTCAGTGAAATTTTTCGGGTCATGGCACCTGAACCACCTTTTGAGGACAAATATCTTAGG GAGATTTTTAAGCTTGTCATCAGCACCTTTGCCGAGCTAGCTGATACCACGAGCCCATTCTTTTCAAGAAGAGTTAAAATATTAGAGACTGTTGCACGATGTAAATGCTGTGTTATAATGCTGGATATTGACTGCAATGACCTAGTTCTTGAGATGTTCAGTATATTTTTCTTAGTTGTGAG agAAAATCACCAGCAGAGTTTGATTAATCACATTGTGTCTATAATGACACATATTCTAACCGAGGAAACTTCTCAGACAGTCGTGGATGTGATTTTGCGAAATCTTGTAAATGAGGGAAAG GGTGCCCCTTCTGCCTCTTACCAGCTTGCTGTTTCCATCAGCCAACATTGTGCAGAAAAGCTTGAGCCCTTTGTCCGTGGGTTTCTAACCGCTTGTATTCTGGATAGAGATGCTGTAGAGAATGAACTCAAAGAATTTTaccatgaaattatttttaaacttttccaGTGTGCTCCTCAGATGCTTCTTGCTGTCATTCCAAACTTGACTCATGAGTTGCTG ACTGATCAGGTTGATGTTCGAATAAAAGCTGTTAATTTAATTGGAAAACTTTTTGGACTTCCCGAACAGCATGTTGCAAAACACTATCGTGATCTTTTCTTAGAGTTCTTGAAAAGATTCTCAGATAAATCTGTGGAAGTTAGAGTTAGTGCTCTACAATGTGTTAAGGCTTTCTACCTGGCCAATCCCTCTGGGACAGCGTTGCATGAAGTTCTCA CTGCCCTGGAAGATCGATTGTTAGACTTTGATGATAGAGTGAGAATGCAAGCGGTGATTGTTGCCTGCGATCTTGCCCAATCTAATTTGAAATCTGTCCCCCCCAAATTAATATCTCAAGCTACAGAAAGACTTAGGGATAAGAAG ATATCTGTTAGAAAGAAAGCCTTGCACAAGTTGATGGAAGTTTATCAAGATTATTGTAAGAAATGTTCTGAAGGCCACATGGCAATAAGTGATCACTTTGAACAGATTTTGTGTAAAGTTTTGATGCTGTGCTATGATAAAGATTGCAAGGAGTTCAG GTCCCAAAATATGGAGATTGTGCTTGCAGAGGATTTGTTTCCAGCTCACCTTTCAGTTGAGGAGAGAACAAGGCACTGGATccatttgttttctatttttaccCCTCTTCACATAAAGGCATTGAACTCTATCTTATCCCAGAAACGAAG GTTGCAAAAAGAGATGCAGATCTATTTAGCCCTACGAAAGAAAGAGAAG GAGAATAGCTCAGAAGAGATGCAGAAGAGAATGAAAACTTCAATTATAAAAATGGTGGCATTTTTTCCAGATCCTTCCAAAGCAGAAGACTCCTTTAATAAATTGAGCCAAATGAAAGATAATAGCATTTTCAACTCATTGGCACTATTATTGGATGATATGAAATTCAGAGATGCTCTGAACAACAGA GCTATCATTAGCATTTTCCCCTCACTCCTGAGAGGTTCAGAAGTACAACTTCAAATGTTGATAGAGGAGAATCATCAAATCAATGATAGGCTGATTGAAGTGTTGGCAAAAGCAGGTCCTCATATATGTGTACAACTCAG TGATATATACCCAATCTTGCAGAGAGTATGTCTTGAGGGAAGTCGCACTCAGGCCAAATTTGCTGTTGCTGCAATTGCTGCATTAGCCGGTGCTTCTGAGCAATTCTTCTTTTCAGAATTATGCAAG GAACTTGTGGATTCTCTTCATAGTAGGCGGAACATTCCAACAATCTTGCAGTCTTTGGGTTGTGTTGCTCAATACTCTCTTTCAACATTTGAGGCTCAAAATAGAGAGATAGTGTCATTTATTAAGGAGAATATATTTCAA GCAGGTGCTACAGATGATCTGAATTCACCTGATGCTACTTCTGGTTGTTGTAATTCTTGCCAATTAAAG ATCTATGGGCTGAAAACACTTGTCAAGAGTTTTTTGCCACATCGAGGAACTCATGTCAGACGACAAATTAATGAAGTGTTGGACATTTTGTCAAAAATGCTGCAAAAGGGTGATGTTTTTGATGGTATCATCTCATG TGAAAGTGATAGGGCTCACATCAGATTAGCTGCTGCAAAGTCTGTTCTTCAGCTTTCTAGAAGATGGGATTTGCATATTTCACCAGAGATTTTTTGCTTTACACTTTTTATGGCAAAG GACTCTTCTTCTCTTGTTCGGagattatttttgaataaaacacaCAACTTATTGAAGGAACATGCTATACCTATTAGATATGCGAGTGTTTTTGCCTTAGCAACTTCAGACTGCCTCAAAGATCTGCAGGATGAC TCATTTAAATATATGGCAGAATTTATCAAGGAGTATAGTAGAGAAGCCCGAATCTGTCAAGCTTCTGCTGGGCAAGGAGGATCAGTCACTGATTATCCGGCATACATAGTGGTCTTCTTGATATATCTTCTTGCTCACGATACAGGCTTCCCTCATGAAAACTGTCGGGATGAACAAATATATGCCCAATTTTGCAG TCcgctttttaatttattggagGCATTAGTCAATGCTACAATTGTTGATGGGGACATGGATCTTGTTAATGATGCACGTTTGCTTCTACTCAGTATTTTTCGTGCTGTTAAGAAAGCTGAGGATGCTGCTGATGCTCAGAATACTCCA AAGCTGCACATAATAGCAGACATTGGATTCTCCTTTGTTGCTGCATTAAATTATAATGGTGTCTCCTCGTCACATGCCCCTGCATTGGTCTTGTTACCATCATCATTATATAGA GCAAATTCACAATGTCTTACTTGCTCCTCTGCTGATGACTCTTTTGTTAGTAGGAttgtttatgcatttaaatCTCAGATCTGTGTG CCTGTTACCTCTCTTCCAAAACGTGGTCGGAAGTGCCAAGAGGATAACACGCAGTCGGATATTATTAAGAACCACACATTGATCTTGGCACCTCATAAGAAAGTTGATTTTTCTAGAACTGGAACAGAAACTCAAACAAATGTGAGGCAGGATATTAGTGTGGGACAGAGACGAAGACAGGCAGTATCACCTGCTTCTGAATCAGTTGGATTGCATGAGTGTTCAACTATCAATAACCAACACGGGGCATCTAAAAAGTCTGAAAAAATTCTAGAGAATAAACAACTTTCATCTTCTTGTGATTCTGTTACTCTGAGATCCTCTCTGGCTGAATCACATGTTTCGATTCAAATTCCAGAAAGCAATTCCTCgtcttttaaagaaaatgtcAGAGCTGGTGGCACAATTACTGCTGAACATTCCAAATATTCCAGAGCCAAGCTCAAAGACCCGTGCAACTTAAAT GTTGTCTTGCCTGAGGAGTCAAACACCTTTCAGCTGCAGCACAA CAATCTAAAGAGAAATGTTGATACAATTGGAGATGTTGCTGCCCAACAACAAAAAGTCCTAACAATTGAGGAATGTCAAAAGTTTCCTAAGAGAACTACTCTCCCGGGTG TGAAGGCAAGGAAGGGACAGAAAGCTTCTATAGATACATCAGAAGTTACCAATCTGAACGAGGATGCC GTTGTCAAAGGAGCTAGGAGGCGGAAATGA